The genomic DNA CGGTGTCCTCGCTCGTCAATCCGTCAGCCGTTGTCACCGCAGTTTCCTCCCGCACTTCACCTGATCATTGACCCTTTTGAGGGGCCGAGGACGAGTCCGCCGACTGCCCCTCATTGAGTCCTGAAACAGGCTGAGCCGTCTCTTGAGGCTGATCCGCCTCGTGAAGAAGAATACCGACGACCTGGAGCCACGGGCGAGCGGGGCCGGCGTCAGGTGCGGCGTTGACCTGAGCCTCATCCTGGTAATCATCACCGGGGTCAACAACCGTGTACTGGGTTTCCCCCCTCTTGACATATCCCAGGCGTTCACGTGCCTGCGAGGCGATGTAGTCGGGATTTTTCCACAAATCAAGATCCCGTTCCATCTGTTTATTACGTTCCTGAGCGGCAGCAACACGCGCCTTGATGTCGCGTAAATCCTGCTCCTGATTCCACCACTGAACGAGGTTGGGAATCAGAAGAACTCCAAGCACAGCGGCAAGCATCCCCACAACAAGGAAACGCACAGAGATTTCAAGCCCGCCGACAAGGAAGGAACGCCCTTCTCGA from Schaalia sp. ZJ405 includes the following:
- a CDS encoding FtsB family cell division protein — its product is MTESSRSGRPHAPKRPRRTGTFTPSQRETPRERKPRESGSSDERKPREAVSSQGRKTREAASSRQQHRARFRERQALRSQGRTAGGEHTTDPEKHTSGRERTAGRDRKNSRRVREGRSFLVGGLEISVRFLVVGMLAAVLGVLLIPNLVQWWNQEQDLRDIKARVAAAQERNKQMERDLDLWKNPDYIASQARERLGYVKRGETQYTVVDPGDDYQDEAQVNAAPDAGPARPWLQVVGILLHEADQPQETAQPVSGLNEGQSADSSSAPQKGQ